A section of the Paenibacillus yonginensis genome encodes:
- the murG gene encoding undecaprenyldiphospho-muramoylpentapeptide beta-N-acetylglucosaminyltransferase — MRIVLTGGGTGGHIYPALAVAKQFSEEVPGTEFLYIGGTKGLESKLVPQENIRFEAIEITGFRRKLSFDNVKTVMRFLKGVRTSKRLLKEFKPDVVIGTGGYVCGPVVYAAAKLGIPSVIHEQNAVPGLTNKFLSKYVNAVAVSFEGTEQAFPGAKAVEYTGNPRATTVFKADKERGYASLGLPSGSDIVLVAGGSRGAKAINEAMIDMAALTEKLPNVHFVYVTGESYYEATVKEIRKKAGRMPSRLHVLPYIHNMPEVLAVTKVIAGRSGASFLAEVTSLGIPSILIPSPNVTNNHQEKNARNLEAAGAASVILETNLSGQTLFQEIQRLMKDEPARQAMAEAARKRGKPDSAHVIVEMLRRLAGGNG; from the coding sequence ATGCGAATTGTGCTCACAGGCGGCGGCACGGGCGGACACATATATCCGGCGCTGGCCGTAGCGAAGCAATTCAGCGAAGAAGTTCCGGGAACGGAATTCCTGTATATCGGCGGGACCAAGGGGCTTGAAAGCAAGCTGGTTCCACAAGAAAACATCCGGTTTGAGGCCATAGAGATTACGGGCTTCCGCCGCAAGCTGTCCTTCGACAATGTCAAGACGGTTATGCGCTTTCTAAAAGGGGTCCGCACCTCCAAACGTCTGCTTAAGGAATTCAAGCCGGACGTGGTGATCGGTACGGGCGGATATGTGTGTGGTCCGGTCGTTTATGCCGCCGCGAAGCTTGGCATTCCGTCGGTTATTCATGAGCAGAATGCGGTTCCCGGGTTGACCAACAAATTTTTGAGCAAATATGTGAACGCAGTAGCGGTAAGTTTTGAAGGAACCGAGCAGGCCTTCCCGGGAGCCAAAGCGGTGGAATACACCGGCAATCCCCGGGCCACAACTGTGTTTAAAGCGGACAAGGAGCGTGGTTACGCTTCTCTTGGACTTCCTTCCGGCAGCGACATCGTGCTGGTAGCGGGTGGCAGCAGAGGCGCTAAAGCGATCAATGAAGCCATGATTGATATGGCTGCTTTAACCGAGAAGCTGCCTAATGTCCATTTTGTTTATGTAACCGGAGAAAGCTATTATGAGGCAACCGTTAAGGAGATTCGGAAAAAAGCGGGCAGAATGCCTTCACGGCTTCATGTGCTGCCTTACATACACAATATGCCTGAGGTGCTCGCGGTCACGAAGGTGATCGCCGGTCGTTCGGGCGCTTCGTTTCTAGCTGAGGTAACATCGCTTGGCATCCCTTCGATCCTGATTCCTTCGCCCAATGTAACCAATAATCACCAGGAGAAAAATGCACGCAACCTGGAAGCGGCCGGAGCGGCATCGGTTATTTTGGAAACAAATCTGTCCGGTCAAACGTTATTTCAGGAGATCCAGCGCCTGATGAAGGATGAACCGGCCAGACAAGCAATGGCGGAAGCGGCACGGAAGCGGGGCAAGCCCGACTCGGCTCATGTCATTGTTGAAATGCTTCGCCGTTTGGCCGGTGGCAATGGCTGA
- the murD gene encoding UDP-N-acetylmuramoyl-L-alanine--D-glutamate ligase, producing the protein MNHPEHYRGQDVVVLGLARSGVEVAKVMFKLGANVIVNDKKDRSECPEASELEALGISVVCGGHPDGLIHKGTSLVIKNPGIPYTAPPVQTALDLGIEVVTEVEVAYWLCKAPMIGITGSNGKTTTTTWTGKMLEAAGLSPIVAGNIGIPLTEASLKATPDDYMVVELSSFQLKGTQAFRPRVACLLNVVETHLDYHKTMEDYVASKAKLFANQQDADTAILNWDDPVCRELVPYIQAQLLPFSMTERLPQGGIYVEPPYADKEDDSLDRQVIYRKPNGETVMLVHTSEIGLPGRFNVENALAAAACAIAAGAEPAKLAEPLRSFRGVEHRLEFVEEKNGVVYYNNSKATNSKATAMAIGALSAPIVLIAGGLDRGSDYMDLLPSLQDKKVKAVVALGQTKDKIAQVAKLAGISSVIAVDNEEDAADTLRRAIREAEGLANKGDVVLLSPACASWDMFASYEERGRIFKEAVHNL; encoded by the coding sequence ATGAATCATCCTGAACATTACCGTGGACAAGATGTCGTTGTTCTGGGGCTGGCAAGAAGCGGAGTCGAAGTAGCGAAAGTTATGTTTAAGCTTGGAGCTAACGTTATCGTTAACGATAAGAAAGACAGGTCCGAATGTCCCGAAGCATCCGAATTGGAGGCTTTGGGAATTTCTGTTGTTTGCGGCGGTCATCCGGACGGGCTGATTCACAAGGGGACTTCTTTGGTTATTAAAAACCCGGGCATCCCTTATACGGCACCTCCTGTTCAGACGGCTCTCGATCTGGGAATTGAGGTTGTAACCGAGGTAGAGGTTGCATATTGGCTGTGCAAGGCGCCGATGATTGGAATCACCGGCTCCAACGGTAAGACGACCACGACCACCTGGACGGGGAAAATGCTCGAAGCGGCCGGATTATCTCCTATTGTCGCCGGCAATATCGGCATTCCGCTGACCGAAGCTTCGCTGAAGGCAACGCCGGACGACTATATGGTCGTTGAGCTCAGCAGCTTCCAGCTGAAAGGCACGCAGGCTTTCCGCCCGCGGGTCGCTTGTCTGCTTAATGTTGTGGAGACCCATCTGGATTATCACAAAACGATGGAGGATTATGTTGCCTCCAAAGCCAAGCTGTTCGCCAATCAGCAGGATGCCGATACGGCGATCCTGAATTGGGATGACCCGGTCTGCCGTGAGCTTGTGCCTTATATCCAAGCACAGCTGCTGCCGTTCTCCATGACGGAGCGGCTGCCTCAAGGCGGTATTTACGTCGAACCTCCTTATGCCGATAAAGAAGATGACAGCCTGGACCGGCAAGTCATTTACCGTAAACCTAATGGGGAAACGGTCATGCTGGTGCATACTTCGGAAATTGGCCTTCCAGGCCGTTTCAACGTGGAGAACGCGCTGGCTGCTGCAGCCTGCGCGATTGCTGCCGGGGCTGAGCCTGCTAAGCTGGCGGAGCCGCTGCGCAGCTTCCGCGGCGTAGAACACCGGCTGGAGTTCGTAGAGGAAAAGAACGGGGTAGTCTATTACAACAACTCCAAAGCTACCAATTCCAAAGCAACTGCCATGGCGATCGGCGCACTCAGCGCACCGATTGTATTGATTGCGGGCGGGCTGGACCGCGGTTCCGATTATATGGATCTCCTGCCCTCCCTGCAGGATAAAAAAGTGAAGGCCGTAGTGGCTCTGGGCCAGACGAAAGATAAAATCGCACAGGTCGCCAAACTGGCGGGGATATCCTCGGTAATCGCCGTCGATAATGAGGAGGACGCCGCCGATACGCTGCGCCGCGCGATCCGGGAAGCCGAAGGGCTGGCAAACAAAGGAGATGTGGTTCTATTATCTCCCGCCTGCGCGAGCTGGGACATGTTTGCTTCCTATGAAGAGCGTGGACGCATTTTTAAAGAGGCGGTGCATAACCTTTAA
- the spoVE gene encoding stage V sporulation protein E: MSKLRRAPDIWLLISIISLLAIGMVMVYSAGSVLGFHDHGDSFYFLKRQLLFAFLGLIAMFFMMNFDYRRLRKYAKLGLLVCFGLLVIVLIPGIGAVRGGARSWLGISSFGIQPSEFMKLGMILFLSYWLSKDTYDITRFVKGLLPPLGVSGLAFGLIMLQPDLGTGTVMMGAAMLIIFTAGARFQHLTGLAMLGVAGFVGLVLAAPYRLQRITAFLDPWSDPLGAGYQIIQSLYAIGPGGLAGLGLGMSRQKFSYVPEPQTDFIFSILSEELGFIGGTLVLLLFLILVWRGMRVAMTIEDKFGSFLAVGIVGMVAIQVIINIGVVIGLMPVTGITLPLISYGGSSLTLMLTALGILLNLSRHAR, encoded by the coding sequence ATGAGCAAGTTGCGCCGTGCGCCGGATATTTGGCTTCTGATCAGCATCATAAGCCTGCTGGCGATTGGAATGGTCATGGTATACAGCGCAGGGTCCGTGCTGGGGTTCCATGATCATGGAGACTCTTTTTATTTCTTGAAGAGACAGCTCTTGTTTGCATTTCTTGGTTTGATTGCTATGTTCTTTATGATGAACTTCGACTATCGGCGGCTGCGGAAATACGCCAAGCTGGGTCTGCTGGTCTGCTTCGGTCTGCTGGTCATCGTGCTGATTCCCGGCATCGGTGCGGTCCGGGGCGGGGCTAGAAGCTGGCTTGGCATTAGTTCGTTCGGAATCCAGCCGTCGGAATTTATGAAGCTGGGGATGATTTTGTTCCTGTCGTATTGGCTCAGCAAGGACACCTATGATATCACCCGCTTTGTAAAAGGTTTGCTGCCGCCGCTCGGCGTGAGCGGACTGGCCTTTGGCCTGATCATGCTGCAGCCCGATTTGGGCACAGGCACGGTCATGATGGGGGCGGCCATGCTGATTATTTTCACGGCGGGCGCACGGTTTCAGCATTTGACCGGACTAGCCATGCTGGGGGTAGCCGGGTTCGTGGGATTGGTTCTCGCTGCGCCGTACCGGCTGCAGAGGATTACGGCTTTCCTTGATCCATGGTCTGACCCGCTTGGCGCGGGTTATCAGATTATCCAGTCGCTTTATGCGATCGGACCGGGGGGACTGGCCGGTCTGGGACTTGGCATGAGCCGGCAGAAGTTCAGCTATGTCCCCGAGCCGCAGACGGATTTTATTTTCTCGATTTTGTCTGAAGAACTAGGGTTCATAGGCGGTACGCTGGTGCTGCTCCTGTTCCTCATCCTTGTCTGGAGAGGCATGCGGGTAGCGATGACGATTGAAGACAAATTCGGCAGCTTTTTGGCCGTCGGCATTGTGGGCATGGTAGCCATACAAGTAATTATTAATATCGGGGTAGTTATTGGGCTGATGCCGGTGACGGGCATTACGCTCCCGCTCATCAGCTACGGCGGTTCATCGCTGACGCTGATGCTGACGGCACTCGGCATCCTGCTGAATCTATCCCGGCACGCGAGGTGA
- the murB gene encoding UDP-N-acetylmuramate dehydrogenase: MQPWISQLAEHEVGAVLTDEPMSRHTTWKIGGPADALIIPEHKGQLQKLIRLLHLQRIPWMLLGKGSNLLVSDKGIRGAVIKLGASFEFAEFRGREVEAGGGTSFVSLSVMAGKKGLTGLEFASGIPGTVGGAVYMNAGAHGSDVSRVFKSAEIVLENGELVTCGSEEMAFQYRHSFLHRRRGAVVGAVFELEEGNPESIRASMAAFKERRRNTQPLQMPCAGSVFRNPPGDFAARLIESAGLKGTRVGGAEISGVHANFIVNTGQATAEDVLTLMNHIRNTIADRSGVELVPEVFVVGER; encoded by the coding sequence TTGCAGCCATGGATTTCGCAGTTAGCCGAACACGAGGTTGGAGCTGTCCTGACGGACGAACCGATGTCCAGACATACAACCTGGAAGATCGGCGGTCCTGCTGATGCCTTGATTATTCCTGAGCACAAGGGGCAGCTTCAGAAGCTGATCCGGCTGCTGCACCTGCAGCGGATTCCCTGGATGCTGCTCGGCAAGGGCTCGAATTTGCTTGTCTCTGATAAAGGAATCCGCGGAGCTGTGATCAAACTTGGTGCATCTTTTGAGTTTGCCGAGTTTCGGGGCAGGGAAGTGGAGGCCGGAGGAGGCACTTCGTTTGTCAGTCTAAGCGTAATGGCCGGCAAAAAGGGGCTAACGGGACTGGAATTTGCTTCCGGTATTCCTGGAACTGTCGGCGGCGCCGTTTATATGAACGCCGGGGCTCACGGGTCTGATGTGTCGCGAGTATTTAAGTCTGCTGAAATTGTACTGGAGAACGGTGAATTGGTAACCTGCGGGTCTGAGGAGATGGCCTTTCAATACCGGCACTCCTTCCTTCATCGCAGAAGAGGAGCGGTTGTCGGGGCCGTATTCGAACTGGAGGAAGGCAATCCGGAATCCATCAGAGCCTCCATGGCCGCCTTCAAGGAACGGCGCAGGAATACGCAGCCGCTTCAAATGCCGTGCGCCGGCAGCGTGTTCAGAAACCCTCCCGGCGATTTTGCCGCAAGGCTGATTGAATCGGCAGGTTTAAAAGGAACCCGGGTAGGCGGTGCCGAGATTTCCGGGGTTCATGCCAATTTTATCGTCAACACCGGGCAAGCGACAGCGGAGGACGTTCTCACCCTTATGAATCACATCAGGAATACGATTGCAGACCGCAGCGGAGTTGAACTCGTTCCTGAAGTGTTTGTGGTGGGTGAGCGGTAA
- the mraY gene encoding phospho-N-acetylmuramoyl-pentapeptide-transferase, whose protein sequence is MDFQLILLTIGVSFILAVIAAPLFIPLLRRLKFGQQIRGEGPQSHLKKAGTPTMGGIIIMVAFTIAFLKFTNKMDTDFYVLLIASLGFGLVGFLDDYIKIVFKRSLGLTAKQKLFGQLLFAVIICILLIRNGHSTAIGIPGTHYSFDWTGWFYYPFIVIMMLAISNAVNFTDGLDGLLSGVSAIAFGAFAVVAIQATSLPAAVCAAAMIGAVLGFLVFNAHPAKVFMGDTGSLGIGGAIAAIAIVTKSELLFLVIGGIFVIEMLSVVLQVGSFKLRGKRIFKMSPIHHHFELSGWSEWRVVVTFWAVGLVLAGIGLYLNKGL, encoded by the coding sequence ATGGATTTTCAACTTATACTTTTAACGATCGGCGTTTCCTTTATTCTCGCCGTGATTGCTGCACCGCTGTTCATTCCTTTGCTGCGCCGCCTGAAGTTCGGGCAGCAGATCCGGGGCGAAGGCCCGCAAAGCCATTTGAAGAAAGCCGGAACCCCAACGATGGGCGGCATCATTATTATGGTGGCTTTTACTATTGCTTTCTTGAAATTTACGAATAAAATGGATACCGACTTTTATGTGCTGCTCATCGCTTCACTCGGCTTCGGGCTGGTCGGCTTTCTGGACGACTATATCAAGATCGTATTTAAACGGTCGCTAGGTTTGACGGCGAAGCAAAAGCTGTTCGGCCAGCTTCTGTTTGCCGTTATTATTTGCATTCTGCTTATCCGCAATGGCCACAGCACAGCTATCGGCATTCCGGGCACGCATTATTCCTTCGACTGGACTGGCTGGTTTTATTATCCGTTTATTGTGATTATGATGCTCGCCATCAGCAACGCGGTGAACTTTACGGACGGTCTTGACGGGCTGCTGTCGGGCGTGAGCGCAATTGCTTTCGGCGCTTTCGCTGTCGTAGCCATTCAGGCGACTTCGCTGCCTGCCGCCGTATGTGCGGCCGCGATGATTGGCGCTGTGCTGGGCTTCCTGGTCTTTAATGCGCATCCGGCCAAAGTCTTTATGGGCGATACAGGCTCTCTCGGCATCGGAGGAGCGATTGCGGCGATTGCGATTGTCACCAAAAGCGAGTTGTTGTTCCTCGTGATCGGCGGTATTTTTGTAATTGAAATGCTGTCCGTGGTGCTGCAGGTAGGTTCCTTTAAGCTTCGCGGCAAACGGATCTTCAAAATGAGCCCGATCCACCATCACTTTGAGCTGTCCGGCTGGTCGGAATGGCGGGTGGTCGTCACCTTCTGGGCGGTTGGCCTGGTGCTGGCCGGTATCGGACTTTATCTCAATAAGGGGTTGTAA